One region of Exiguobacterium acetylicum genomic DNA includes:
- a CDS encoding 6-phospho-beta-glucosidase — protein MQFPKNFLWGGAIAANQAEGAYLSDGKGLSSVDLIPNGSTRRAVMKGDLSHYEPLPELTYPSHDAIDFYHRYKEDIALFAEMGFKALRLSISWARIFPNGDEEQPNEQGLKFYDDVFDELLKYGIEPVVTMAHFDVPVHLVEHYGSWRNRKMVTFFEQYVKTIVSRYHSKVRYWMTFNEINMLFHLPYMGAGLVFAEGENRQQIQYQAAHHQLVASARAVEIAHTIKPDLQVGCMLAAAMTYPYTCNPDDVEKAMERDRENFFFIDVQARGAYPGYALRQLKDAGIEIQMEPGDIELLRNHTVDFIGFSYYSSRCISTDPEILDKMTAGNVFPTVKNPYLNQSEWGWTIDPKGLRLTANQLYDRYQLPLFIVENGLGAFDKLDGEGNIQDDYRIAYLTDHIRAMYESIQDGVELIGYTSWGCIDLVSASSGEYAKRYGYIYVDCHDDGSGTNRRQKKASFDWYKKVIASNGAFIENQKHIKIK, from the coding sequence ATGCAATTTCCAAAAAACTTTTTATGGGGTGGCGCTATTGCTGCTAATCAAGCAGAAGGTGCCTATTTATCCGATGGAAAGGGATTATCTTCCGTTGATTTAATTCCTAATGGGTCGACTCGAAGAGCCGTCATGAAAGGAGACTTATCTCATTATGAGCCGCTCCCAGAACTAACTTATCCATCCCATGATGCGATTGATTTTTATCATCGCTACAAGGAAGATATTGCGTTATTCGCTGAAATGGGATTTAAAGCACTTCGTCTATCGATTTCATGGGCGCGTATCTTTCCAAATGGTGATGAAGAACAACCAAACGAACAAGGATTGAAGTTTTACGATGATGTGTTCGATGAATTATTGAAATATGGAATTGAACCGGTTGTTACGATGGCGCATTTTGATGTCCCCGTTCATTTAGTAGAGCATTACGGAAGTTGGCGCAATCGAAAGATGGTTACATTCTTTGAACAATATGTGAAGACGATCGTATCCCGTTATCATTCAAAAGTTCGTTATTGGATGACTTTTAATGAAATAAATATGTTGTTCCATCTTCCTTATATGGGAGCTGGATTAGTATTCGCTGAAGGAGAGAATCGGCAACAAATTCAGTATCAAGCAGCACATCATCAATTGGTAGCGAGTGCGCGTGCCGTGGAAATTGCTCATACGATTAAACCGGATCTTCAGGTTGGGTGTATGTTGGCAGCAGCCATGACATATCCTTATACCTGTAACCCAGATGACGTCGAAAAAGCGATGGAACGTGATCGTGAGAATTTCTTCTTCATTGATGTACAAGCTCGCGGTGCCTATCCTGGTTATGCATTAAGACAATTGAAAGATGCTGGAATTGAAATTCAGATGGAACCAGGTGATATTGAACTATTACGCAACCACACAGTGGACTTTATTGGTTTTAGTTATTATTCGAGTCGCTGTATCAGTACTGATCCAGAAATATTGGATAAGATGACAGCGGGGAATGTGTTCCCGACTGTTAAAAATCCATATTTGAATCAATCGGAATGGGGATGGACGATTGATCCGAAAGGACTCCGTTTAACGGCGAATCAGTTATATGACCGTTATCAACTCCCGTTATTCATCGTCGAAAATGGCTTAGGGGCATTTGATAAATTGGATGGTGAAGGAAACATTCAAGATGACTATCGAATTGCTTATTTAACAGATCACATACGCGCAATGTACGAATCGATACAAGACGGTGTAGAACTTATCGGTTACACGAGTTGGGGCTGTATTGACCTCGTTAGTGCTTCTTCCGGAGAATATGCAAAACGGTATGGCTATATTTATGTAGATTGTCATGATGATGGCAGTGGAACGAATCGAAGACAAAAAAAGGCGTCATTTGATTGGTATAAAAAAGTAATTGCATCAAATGGTGCCTTTATAGAAAATCAAAAACATATTAAAATCAAATAA
- a CDS encoding beta-glucoside-specific PTS transporter subunit IIABC yields MKYDQLAKEIIESVGGEQNVSSLVHCATRLRFVLKDKAKADKLKLEKLEGVIAVKESGGQFQVVVGNTVPEVYQAIGKQTKLMEESTESRETNEKGNIFGRAIDIISSIFTPLLGVMAGAGILKGLLAIATNAGWLVPTETTYIILNATADSLFYFLPILLAVTSARKFGANQFVAMTVAGALIYPTIIQLKTEAVATTFFGIPVMMMSYTSTVIPIILAVWVMSYVEKFFNRYVHESVKNFVTPLIALVTIVPLTLIVFGPIGVTSGDLIAAFILKVLAFNPILAGAFIAGVWQILVIFGIHWGVVPIFINNIATKGYDYIKPATAPAIFAQAGASFGVMLRSKNKKLKTLAGSTGITALFGITEPAVYGVTLRLKRPFIAAVISAAVGGGIVGHFGSVAVASGPPGLLTLPVFIGDSMTAFYGLLIGVGVSFFLSMVLTYILGFEDDPIEKEVGKNVRPSTEMTIPSPVSGQIVSLEKVSDSVFASGAMGQGFAVVPTEGKVIAPVSGQVTAIFASKHAIGIRSEDGMEILIHVGIDTVRLDGTHFELHVTQDQKIEPGDVLITFDMESIQAEGYDIITPVIFTNLSEERQITIDQDQISVSEYNKPAFA; encoded by the coding sequence ATGAAATACGATCAATTGGCAAAAGAAATCATTGAATCTGTCGGAGGCGAACAAAACGTTAGTTCACTTGTTCATTGCGCGACCCGACTACGTTTCGTACTTAAAGACAAAGCAAAGGCAGATAAATTAAAACTTGAAAAATTAGAAGGTGTCATTGCTGTAAAAGAGAGCGGAGGGCAGTTTCAGGTCGTTGTCGGGAATACAGTACCTGAGGTATATCAAGCAATTGGGAAACAAACAAAGCTGATGGAAGAGTCAACAGAATCTAGGGAAACAAATGAAAAAGGAAATATTTTTGGTCGAGCAATCGATATTATTTCAAGTATCTTTACGCCGTTGCTTGGTGTCATGGCGGGAGCTGGTATCTTAAAGGGGTTACTTGCGATTGCGACGAATGCAGGTTGGTTAGTTCCTACTGAAACAACGTATATCATCTTAAATGCTACAGCGGATAGTCTCTTTTACTTCTTACCTATTTTGTTAGCGGTTACATCAGCGCGGAAGTTTGGTGCGAATCAATTTGTTGCCATGACAGTAGCAGGTGCCTTGATCTATCCGACAATCATTCAACTGAAGACGGAAGCAGTCGCGACGACATTCTTCGGTATACCCGTGATGATGATGTCCTATACATCTACAGTCATTCCGATCATTCTTGCCGTTTGGGTTATGAGTTATGTTGAGAAATTTTTCAATCGATATGTGCATGAGAGTGTTAAAAACTTTGTTACTCCTTTGATTGCTCTCGTTACAATCGTTCCATTGACATTAATCGTGTTTGGACCAATCGGCGTTACGTCAGGTGACTTGATTGCAGCTTTTATTTTAAAGGTACTAGCATTTAATCCGATTTTAGCAGGGGCGTTCATTGCCGGTGTATGGCAAATCCTCGTCATTTTCGGTATTCACTGGGGAGTTGTTCCGATTTTCATCAATAACATTGCGACTAAAGGATATGACTATATCAAACCGGCAACTGCACCAGCAATTTTTGCACAGGCAGGAGCATCATTTGGTGTCATGCTTCGATCAAAAAATAAAAAGTTAAAAACATTAGCAGGTTCTACGGGAATTACCGCATTATTTGGTATTACAGAGCCTGCCGTATATGGAGTCACGTTACGCTTAAAGCGTCCTTTTATTGCAGCAGTCATTAGTGCAGCAGTAGGTGGAGGAATCGTAGGACATTTTGGAAGTGTAGCAGTTGCTTCTGGTCCTCCGGGATTATTGACGTTACCAGTCTTCATTGGAGATAGTATGACAGCGTTTTACGGGTTGTTAATTGGTGTCGGTGTCTCCTTCTTTTTATCAATGGTCTTAACATACATCCTTGGATTTGAAGATGATCCGATCGAAAAAGAAGTGGGAAAAAATGTTCGTCCATCAACAGAGATGACGATTCCAAGCCCAGTGTCAGGTCAAATCGTGTCTCTCGAAAAAGTTTCGGATAGTGTGTTTGCGAGTGGAGCGATGGGACAAGGTTTCGCAGTCGTTCCGACTGAAGGAAAAGTGATCGCTCCAGTGTCAGGACAAGTAACTGCTATATTTGCAAGCAAACATGCGATTGGTATTCGGTCAGAGGACGGAATGGAGATCCTCATCCATGTTGGGATTGATACGGTACGCTTAGATGGAACTCACTTCGAATTACACGTCACACAAGACCAGAAAATCGAACCAGGGGATGTATTAATCACTTTTGATATGGAATCGATTCAAGCGGAAGGTTATGACATCATCACACCTGTGATTTTCACGAATTTATCAGAAGAACGACAAATTACGATTGACCAAGATCAAATTTCAGTAAGTGAATACAATAAACCTGCTTTTGCATAA
- a CDS encoding VOC family protein, with the protein MKQIHHICIQTTDYAASKQFYEQLGFSLVQESPGFHDRAFNSWLRLGDFYIELQTPKSGQPFTDYTKQAAGPVHFALYVDDLQEEVARLERLGMPFLPKHGGNIYFVVDGHLSKLKAPEGTIIELRDTFAIHG; encoded by the coding sequence ATGAAACAAATTCATCACATCTGTATTCAGACGACGGACTACGCTGCGTCTAAACAATTTTATGAACAGCTTGGGTTCTCCCTCGTTCAAGAGTCACCTGGTTTTCACGACCGCGCCTTTAACAGCTGGTTACGACTCGGTGATTTCTATATCGAATTGCAAACACCCAAATCGGGTCAGCCGTTCACCGATTATACGAAACAAGCAGCGGGTCCCGTCCATTTCGCACTTTACGTTGACGACTTGCAAGAAGAAGTAGCACGCTTGGAACGACTTGGGATGCCTTTCCTACCGAAACACGGCGGAAACATCTACTTCGTCGTCGATGGTCATCTTAGCAAATTAAAAGCACCCGAAGGAACAATCATCGAATTACGGGATACGTTTGCGATTCATGGTTGA